The following proteins are encoded in a genomic region of Drosophila willistoni isolate 14030-0811.24 chromosome 2L unlocalized genomic scaffold, UCI_dwil_1.1 Seg196, whole genome shotgun sequence:
- the LOC6639657 gene encoding PDZ and LIM domain protein Zasp isoform X9, with amino-acid sequence MSQPQLLQIKLSRFDAQPWGFRLQGGVDFAQPLLVQKVNAGSLSEQAGLLPGDAVIKINEVDVFNFRHKDAQDIVVRSGNNFVITVQRGGSTWRPHVTPTGNVPQPNSPYLQTVTKTSLAHQQQDSQHIGCGYNNSARPFANGGGDGGVKSIVNKQYNTPVGIYSDESIAETLSAQAEVLAGGVLGVNFKKNEKEYQADRSEVLKFLREEETGQSTPEPHSPANFYWTQSHAIGGNERRTPLPTQLQRQDERIGTNLQSNTLAPAATHRPSLPVAKQAGPEGNENTTGQQQQQQQPQQEQPDPRIIVMPICPVLQSDEYKADMEAAAAALASDAGAVRPLSASGHPACQLCGVGIVGVFVRIKDKNLHVECFKCATCGTSLKNQGYYNFNNKLYCDIHAKLAAQNNPPAGTEGYVPVPIKPNTKLSANTISSALNSHGYGSNGYANGNSTPTPAPVSAPVAADNNNTSNSNNNNNDNNNIITSHSTDNMSSNLTLDEQSSIYGQAPVAPPLAGSANTGDQPFEYVTLTGNVIRSVQAPGKGSASGAANYKVNQGYARPYGAAAPKSPVSYPPQQQQQSPRPAPIPAGNPYATLPRSNVGQQAPAPAPAPGPTVAPVTKSIIAAATATPPSTSSTAPAVFPPNLSDLNLNSNVTDTSVGGGKNGAFGATSAPKRGRGILNKAAGPGVRIPLCNSCNVQIRGPFITALGRIWCPDHFICVNGNCRRPLQDIGFVEEKGDLYCEYCFEKYLAPQCSKCAGKIKGDCLNAIGKHFHPECFTCGQCGKIFGNRPFFLEDGNAYCEADWNELFTTKCFACGFPVEAGDRWVEALNHNYHSQCFNCTFCKQNLEGQSFYNKGGRPFCKNHAR; translated from the exons GTCAATGCTGGCAGTTTGTCCGAACAGGCTGGCCTTTTGCCCGGCGATGCGGTCATCAAGATCAACGAAGTTGATGTCTTCAATTTCCGGCACAAGGATGCCCAGGATATTGTGGTGCGGTCGGGTAATAACTTTGTCATCACAGTGCAGCG AGGTGGCTCCACCTGGCGTCCACATGTGACACCCACCGGCAATGTGCCACAACCCAATTCACCATATTTGCAGACAGTGACGAAGACTTCTCTGGCTCACCAACAACAGGATAGCCAACACATTGGCTGTGGCTATAACAACTCGGCTCGTCCATTT GCCAATGGCGGCGGCGATGGCGGCGTGAAGAGCATTGTCAATAAACAATACAACACCCCGGTTGGCATTTACAGCGATGAATCCATTGCGGAAACACTTTCCGCCCAGGCGGAGGTTTTGGCTGGCGGTGTGCTTGG GGTCAATTtcaagaaaaacgaaaaggaaTACCAGGCCGATCGTTCTGAGGTGTTGAAGTTCCTGCGTGAGGAGGAGACTGGCCAGTCCACTCCAG AGCCGCACAGTCCGGCGAACTTTTATTGGACACAAAGTCATGCAATTGGTGGTAATGAGCGACGCACGCCATTACCCACTCAGCTTCAGAGGCAGGACGAACGAATTGGTACCAATTTGCAGTCAAATACGTTAGCTCCCGCTGCCACACACCGGCCGAGTCTGCCAGTTGCCAAACAAGCTGGGCCGGAGGGCAATGAAAACACcactggacaacagcagcagcagcagcagccgcagcaagAGCAGCCCGATCCACGCATCATTGTTATGCCGATTTGCCCGGTACTGCAGAGCGATGAGTATAAGGCGGATAtggaggcagcagcagcggcattGGCCAGCGATGCTGGTGCAGTGCGTCCATTGTCGGCCAGCGGACATCCGGCATGTCAGTTGTGCGGCGTGGGCATTGT TGGTGTTTTCGTGCGCATCAAGGACAAGAATCTGCACGTTGAGTGCTTCAAGTGCGCCACCTGCGGCACTTCCCTAAAGAACCAGGGCTACTACAATTTCAACAATAAGCTCTATTGCGACATCCATGCCAAATTGGCAGCCCAGAACAATCCCCCAGCCGGCACCGAGGGTTATGTTCCAGTGCCCATTAAGCC cAACACCAAGCTGAGTGCTAACACAATTTCATCGGCCTTGAACTCTCATGGATATGGCAGCAATGGCTATGCCAATGGCAATTCAACGCCCACTCCAGCTCCTGTTTCGGCTCCT GTTGCAGCTGATAACAATAACACAagcaacagtaacaacaacaacaacgacaacaacaacatcatcacaAGTCATTCAACTGACAATATGTCATCAAATTTGACTCTGGATGAGCAATCATCAATTTATGGCCAAGCCCCTGTAGCCCCTCCCCTGGCAGGATCTGCAAACACTGGGGATCAACCATTTGAATATGTCACCCTAACGGGCAATGTGATACGCAGTGTGCAGGCACCTGGCAAGGGAAGTGCTTCAGGAGCAGCCAACTACAAA GTCAATCAGGGCTATGCTCGTCCATATGGTGCTGCTGCTCCCAAATCGCCGGTCTCCTATCCaccgcagcaacagcagcaatctCCTCGCCCGGCTCCCATCCCAGCTGGCAATCCTTATGCCACTTTGCCCAGATCGAATGTGGGTCAACAAG ctccagctccagctccagctccaggtCCAACTGTAGCGCCAGTGACCAAGTCTATAATAGCTGCTGCAACTGCCACGCCgccatcaacatcatcaacagctCCAGCTGTTTTTCCGCCAAATCTAAGcgatttgaatttgaattctAACGTAACCGATACTTCTGTAGGTGGTGGTAAAAATGGAGCCTTTGGTGCCACCTCGGCTCCCAAGCGCGGACGTGGTATTCTCAACAAGGCAGCCGGACCCGGAGTGCGTATCCCCTTGTGTAATAGCTGCAATGTGCAGATCAG gGGCCCCTTCATTACGGCCTTGGGTCGCATCTGGTGCCCAGATCATTTCATTTGCGTGAACGGCAACTGCCGTCGTCCTTTGCAGGACATCGGATTTGTTGAGGAGAAGGGCGATCTCTATTGCGAATATTGTTTCGAAAAGTATCTGGCCCCACAATGCAGCAAGTGTGCGGGCAAGATCAAG gGCGATTGCCTGAATGCCATTGGCAAGCATTTCCATCCGGAATGCTTCACTTGCGGCCAATGCGGCAAGATCTTTGGCAATAGGCCATTCTTCCTCGAAGATGGCAATGCGTACTGTGAGGCCGATTGGAATGAGCTCTTCACCACCAAATGCTTTGCTTGCGGTTTCCCCGTTGAAGCCGGCGATAGATGGGTTGAGGCCTTGAACCACAATTATCATAGCCAATGCTTCAATTGCACT TTCTGCAAACAGAATTTGGAGGGTCAGAGCTTCTACAACAAGGGCGGACGTCCTTTCTGCAAGAATCATGCGCGTTAA
- the LOC6639657 gene encoding PDZ and LIM domain protein Zasp isoform X8 has protein sequence MSQPQLLQIKLSRFDAQPWGFRLQGGVDFAQPLLVQKVNAGSLSEQAGLLPGDAVIKINEVDVFNFRHKDAQDIVVRSGNNFVITVQRGGSTWRPHVTPTGNVPQPNSPYLQTVTKTSLAHQQQDSQHIGCGYNNSARPFANGGGDGGVKSIVNKQYNTPVGIYSDESIAETLSAQAEVLAGGVLGVNFKKNEKEYQADRSEVLKFLREEETGQSTPEPHSPANFYWTQSHAIGGNERRTPLPTQLQRQDERIGTNLQSNTLAPAATHRPSLPVAKQAGPEGNENTTGQQQQQQQPQQEQPDPRIIVMPICPVLQSDEYKADMEAAAAALASDAGAVRPLSASGHPACQLCGVGIVGVFVRIKDKNLHVECFKCATCGTSLKNQGYYNFNNKLYCDIHAKLAAQNNPPAGTEGYVPVPIKPNTKLSANTISSALNSHGYGSNGYANGNSTPTPAPVSAPVAADNNNTSNSNNNNNDNNNIITSHSTDNMSSNLTLDEQSSIYGQAPVAPPLAGSANTGDQPFEYVTLTGNVIRSVQAPGKGSASGAANYKVNQGYARPYGAAAPKSPVSYPPQQQQQSPRPAPIPAGNPYATLPRSNVGQQGRNVRYQQQQQQHQHNYQQQQQYQQQQQQKQQYRNSYPSGISQNNKYATLPNYNTQTQSYNYNNNNNNNNNYNLGGGKNGAFGATSAPKRGRGILNKAAGPGVRIPLCNSCNVQIRGPFITALGRIWCPDHFICVNGNCRRPLQDIGFVEEKGDLYCEYCFEKYLAPQCSKCAGKIKGDCLNAIGKHFHPECFTCGQCGKIFGNRPFFLEDGNAYCEADWNELFTTKCFACGFPVEAGDRWVEALNHNYHSQCFNCTFCKQNLEGQSFYNKGGRPFCKNHAR, from the exons GTCAATGCTGGCAGTTTGTCCGAACAGGCTGGCCTTTTGCCCGGCGATGCGGTCATCAAGATCAACGAAGTTGATGTCTTCAATTTCCGGCACAAGGATGCCCAGGATATTGTGGTGCGGTCGGGTAATAACTTTGTCATCACAGTGCAGCG AGGTGGCTCCACCTGGCGTCCACATGTGACACCCACCGGCAATGTGCCACAACCCAATTCACCATATTTGCAGACAGTGACGAAGACTTCTCTGGCTCACCAACAACAGGATAGCCAACACATTGGCTGTGGCTATAACAACTCGGCTCGTCCATTT GCCAATGGCGGCGGCGATGGCGGCGTGAAGAGCATTGTCAATAAACAATACAACACCCCGGTTGGCATTTACAGCGATGAATCCATTGCGGAAACACTTTCCGCCCAGGCGGAGGTTTTGGCTGGCGGTGTGCTTGG GGTCAATTtcaagaaaaacgaaaaggaaTACCAGGCCGATCGTTCTGAGGTGTTGAAGTTCCTGCGTGAGGAGGAGACTGGCCAGTCCACTCCAG AGCCGCACAGTCCGGCGAACTTTTATTGGACACAAAGTCATGCAATTGGTGGTAATGAGCGACGCACGCCATTACCCACTCAGCTTCAGAGGCAGGACGAACGAATTGGTACCAATTTGCAGTCAAATACGTTAGCTCCCGCTGCCACACACCGGCCGAGTCTGCCAGTTGCCAAACAAGCTGGGCCGGAGGGCAATGAAAACACcactggacaacagcagcagcagcagcagccgcagcaagAGCAGCCCGATCCACGCATCATTGTTATGCCGATTTGCCCGGTACTGCAGAGCGATGAGTATAAGGCGGATAtggaggcagcagcagcggcattGGCCAGCGATGCTGGTGCAGTGCGTCCATTGTCGGCCAGCGGACATCCGGCATGTCAGTTGTGCGGCGTGGGCATTGT TGGTGTTTTCGTGCGCATCAAGGACAAGAATCTGCACGTTGAGTGCTTCAAGTGCGCCACCTGCGGCACTTCCCTAAAGAACCAGGGCTACTACAATTTCAACAATAAGCTCTATTGCGACATCCATGCCAAATTGGCAGCCCAGAACAATCCCCCAGCCGGCACCGAGGGTTATGTTCCAGTGCCCATTAAGCC cAACACCAAGCTGAGTGCTAACACAATTTCATCGGCCTTGAACTCTCATGGATATGGCAGCAATGGCTATGCCAATGGCAATTCAACGCCCACTCCAGCTCCTGTTTCGGCTCCT GTTGCAGCTGATAACAATAACACAagcaacagtaacaacaacaacaacgacaacaacaacatcatcacaAGTCATTCAACTGACAATATGTCATCAAATTTGACTCTGGATGAGCAATCATCAATTTATGGCCAAGCCCCTGTAGCCCCTCCCCTGGCAGGATCTGCAAACACTGGGGATCAACCATTTGAATATGTCACCCTAACGGGCAATGTGATACGCAGTGTGCAGGCACCTGGCAAGGGAAGTGCTTCAGGAGCAGCCAACTACAAA GTCAATCAGGGCTATGCTCGTCCATATGGTGCTGCTGCTCCCAAATCGCCGGTCTCCTATCCaccgcagcaacagcagcaatctCCTCGCCCGGCTCCCATCCCAGCTGGCAATCCTTATGCCACTTTGCCCAGATCGAATGTGGGTCAACAAG GTCGTAATGTAAGgtaccagcaacaacaacaacaacaccaacataattaccaacaacaacaacaatatcagcagcagcagcagcaaaagcaacaatatAGAAACTCGTATCCAAGTGGAATCAGCCAGAATAACAAATACGCAACTCTACCCAATTATAACACTCAGACTCAGTcctacaactacaacaacaacaacaacaacaataacaattataATCTAG GTGGTGGTAAAAATGGAGCCTTTGGTGCCACCTCGGCTCCCAAGCGCGGACGTGGTATTCTCAACAAGGCAGCCGGACCCGGAGTGCGTATCCCCTTGTGTAATAGCTGCAATGTGCAGATCAG gGGCCCCTTCATTACGGCCTTGGGTCGCATCTGGTGCCCAGATCATTTCATTTGCGTGAACGGCAACTGCCGTCGTCCTTTGCAGGACATCGGATTTGTTGAGGAGAAGGGCGATCTCTATTGCGAATATTGTTTCGAAAAGTATCTGGCCCCACAATGCAGCAAGTGTGCGGGCAAGATCAAG gGCGATTGCCTGAATGCCATTGGCAAGCATTTCCATCCGGAATGCTTCACTTGCGGCCAATGCGGCAAGATCTTTGGCAATAGGCCATTCTTCCTCGAAGATGGCAATGCGTACTGTGAGGCCGATTGGAATGAGCTCTTCACCACCAAATGCTTTGCTTGCGGTTTCCCCGTTGAAGCCGGCGATAGATGGGTTGAGGCCTTGAACCACAATTATCATAGCCAATGCTTCAATTGCACT TTCTGCAAACAGAATTTGGAGGGTCAGAGCTTCTACAACAAGGGCGGACGTCCTTTCTGCAAGAATCATGCGCGTTAA
- the LOC6639657 gene encoding PDZ and LIM domain protein Zasp isoform X3: MSQPQLLQIKLSRFDAQPWGFRLQGGVDFAQPLLVQKVNAGSLSEQAGLLPGDAVIKINEVDVFNFRHKDAQDIVVRSGNNFVITVQRGGSTWRPHVTPTGNVPQPNSPYLQTVTKTSLAHQQQDSQHIGCGYNNSARPFANGGGDGGVKSIVNKQYNTPVGIYSDESIAETLSAQAEVLAGGVLGVNFKKNEKEYQADRSEVLKFLREEETGQSTPEPHSPANFYWTQSHAIGGNERRTPLPTQLQRQDERIGTNLQSNTLAPAATHRPSLPVAKQAGPEGNENTTGQQQQQQQPQQEQPDPRIIVMPICPVLQSDEYKADMEAAAAALASDAGAVRPLSASGHPACQLCGVGIVGVFVRIKDKNLHVECFKCATCGTSLKNQGYYNFNNKLYCDIHAKLAAQNNPPAGTEGYVPVPIKPNTKLSANTISSALNSHGYGSNGYANGNSTPTPAPVSAPVNQGYARPYGAAAPKSPVSYPPQQQQQSPRPAPIPAGNPYATLPRSNVGQQETEEEEGLQPQYAEECYEEDIEVAMAASRRSLRGSSFTWPPPQDDSHAAPTAAPLYIAPPETQHIVVANPVQEVPPLPPGSATARLDPQPQCQPHAQAQIQAQSQVPQWQSYSAPQLTNQNLRVTEQESSSDSYTSTSTTTTTTSEEYQRMYAAQVQAYQMQEQSGSEFDYQLDYGSMQDVQEYASGRRSAQECVDSLSAPLSTYKLIDLVREVTPSPVPTPVPAPPPNARHVVFNDEPEIKELPKIATELETIPESSAEAELMLTATEELAEEDRDGLIIEHRCQILESERMFQPTPEIKFEIAPVRQIPPTRIPNPSPKEWINPMIRVLTTAPEVPFHLVECPFPKPCDDEFEARAAEEEALRPAPAPVPAPAPAPPPEPVYEAPPLSLRESPPRGSRLSQAMVTAPEFELRFAPPADQGIPLPEETEPYMPPPIDMKPYMREDYRPKSPFVSALTTAPERPFEGHFDRDVPIHLIDLPTPKEHLSMGDALCIAPDRGYTPLNPENATQRVDEEQKQKELKKHEFQVLDHEEELGIRPEPPQSVEYYITDPKQKRKSSAFAAMQAFQPSREPLTSSASTAPSTSTTPRASIASLSREQTDLEYQKYCKAQERNQKRLDYFQKKEEELQRSAQSQSQQETQQQQQQIIEQNTRRASEISTKASATFNSSSIAQQSTTTNATTTSAYVAQSSAKSSHTSSAYGLTALNTTELIEETADELEHSEVLFPPPSPLSHLKQGKPVQSGLHKADTIPKYQRNWTVLPTQSPIRTPEPQELRDNVPLAFVDTPKAETIASTGTTSADPIVHRPIAQTKVSSVSAGAGPTAAAAAVRPSPLPLPKPSVPIIVEDRSGPVTMAFQSLDEYDRPDQSQTPTRPFTPSLINKPAPIIPFYQTPEKLCFEECEATHARTYEQQLLAASPFPDRVRSPAPGPPPNPLSTIRAPRMKEPESTLLAVGSGPRLQTGSITTGQSYQGQLLAHSEQSSQSGSQSYSHQPETLTERRIGNLNVQQREQSSQFQQQQQSQMQSQTKTQVGNTQIERRRKVTEEFERTQSAKTIEIRTGSQTQTVSQSGQSESTERRSSYGKTGYVANQARRLSGLEQVISSLTSQSQSISARASAMAESNFPQLRSPTFDSKFPLKPATAESIVPGYAPVGAGAANKLLGPPPGFLQQQQQQLQQQQQQQQQQKSAFQSTSSLTSTSAIATSSSSRSAAASSSILTKASAITTTTNNQACSAFRSNSITGNNNNNKPNLANRPSIASITAPAPAPAPGPTVAPVTKSIIAAATATPPSTSSTAPAVFPPNLSDLNLNSNVTDTSVGGGKNGAFGATSAPKRGRGILNKAAGPGVRIPLCNSCNVQIRGPFITALGRIWCPDHFICVNGNCRRPLQDIGFVEEKGDLYCEYCFEKYLAPQCSKCAGKIKGDCLNAIGKHFHPECFTCGQCGKIFGNRPFFLEDGNAYCEADWNELFTTKCFACGFPVEAGDRWVEALNHNYHSQCFNCTFCKQNLEGQSFYNKGGRPFCKNHAR, encoded by the exons GTCAATGCTGGCAGTTTGTCCGAACAGGCTGGCCTTTTGCCCGGCGATGCGGTCATCAAGATCAACGAAGTTGATGTCTTCAATTTCCGGCACAAGGATGCCCAGGATATTGTGGTGCGGTCGGGTAATAACTTTGTCATCACAGTGCAGCG AGGTGGCTCCACCTGGCGTCCACATGTGACACCCACCGGCAATGTGCCACAACCCAATTCACCATATTTGCAGACAGTGACGAAGACTTCTCTGGCTCACCAACAACAGGATAGCCAACACATTGGCTGTGGCTATAACAACTCGGCTCGTCCATTT GCCAATGGCGGCGGCGATGGCGGCGTGAAGAGCATTGTCAATAAACAATACAACACCCCGGTTGGCATTTACAGCGATGAATCCATTGCGGAAACACTTTCCGCCCAGGCGGAGGTTTTGGCTGGCGGTGTGCTTGG GGTCAATTtcaagaaaaacgaaaaggaaTACCAGGCCGATCGTTCTGAGGTGTTGAAGTTCCTGCGTGAGGAGGAGACTGGCCAGTCCACTCCAG AGCCGCACAGTCCGGCGAACTTTTATTGGACACAAAGTCATGCAATTGGTGGTAATGAGCGACGCACGCCATTACCCACTCAGCTTCAGAGGCAGGACGAACGAATTGGTACCAATTTGCAGTCAAATACGTTAGCTCCCGCTGCCACACACCGGCCGAGTCTGCCAGTTGCCAAACAAGCTGGGCCGGAGGGCAATGAAAACACcactggacaacagcagcagcagcagcagccgcagcaagAGCAGCCCGATCCACGCATCATTGTTATGCCGATTTGCCCGGTACTGCAGAGCGATGAGTATAAGGCGGATAtggaggcagcagcagcggcattGGCCAGCGATGCTGGTGCAGTGCGTCCATTGTCGGCCAGCGGACATCCGGCATGTCAGTTGTGCGGCGTGGGCATTGT TGGTGTTTTCGTGCGCATCAAGGACAAGAATCTGCACGTTGAGTGCTTCAAGTGCGCCACCTGCGGCACTTCCCTAAAGAACCAGGGCTACTACAATTTCAACAATAAGCTCTATTGCGACATCCATGCCAAATTGGCAGCCCAGAACAATCCCCCAGCCGGCACCGAGGGTTATGTTCCAGTGCCCATTAAGCC cAACACCAAGCTGAGTGCTAACACAATTTCATCGGCCTTGAACTCTCATGGATATGGCAGCAATGGCTATGCCAATGGCAATTCAACGCCCACTCCAGCTCCTGTTTCGGCTCCT GTCAATCAGGGCTATGCTCGTCCATATGGTGCTGCTGCTCCCAAATCGCCGGTCTCCTATCCaccgcagcaacagcagcaatctCCTCGCCCGGCTCCCATCCCAGCTGGCAATCCTTATGCCACTTTGCCCAGATCGAATGTGGGTCAACAAG AAACGGAGGAAGAGGAAGGCTTGCAGCCGCAATATGCTGAGGAATGCTACGAGGAGGACATTGAGGTGGCCATGGCCGCCAGTCGCCGTTCGTTGCGCGGTTCTAGCTTTACCTGGCCGCCGCCTCAAGACGATAGTCATGCAGCTCCCACGGCAGCTCCACTCTATATAGCACCACCGGAAACTCAACATATTGTGGTGGCAAATCCTGTACAAGAAGTACCACCATTGCCACCGGGCAGTGCCACTGCGCGCCTCGATCCACAGCCGCAGTGCCAACCACATGCACAGGCGCAGATACAGGCACAGAGTCAAGTGCCTCAGTGGCAAAGCTATTCGGCTCCTCAGTTGACCAATCAGAATTTGCGGGTGACAGAGCAGGAATCCAGTTCGGATAGCTATACCTCCACATCGACCACCACAACGACTACGTCGGAGGAATATCAACGCATGTATGCCGCCCAAGTGCAGGCCTATCAAATGCAAGAGCAGTCGGGATCCGAATTCGACTATCAATTGGATTACGGTAGCATGCAGGATGTACAGGAATATGCTTCGGGTCGGCGTAGTGCCCAAGAATGTGTGGATTCATTATCAGCCCCATTGAGCACGTATAAACTAATTGATTTGGTAAGGGAAGTGACACCCAGTCCTGTTCCCACACCAGTTCCAGCTCCACCCCCCAACGCTCGTCATGTGGTCTTTAACGATGAACCCGAGATCAAGGAGCTTCCCAAGATAGCCACTGAGCTGGAGACCATACCCGAATCCTCGGCCGAGGCGGAACTGATGCTCACAGCAACCGAAGAGTTAGCTGAAGAGGATCGTGATGGCCTGATCATTGAGCATCGATGCCAGATACTCGAGAGTGAGCGCATGTTCCAGCCAACGCCAGAGATTAAGTTTGAAATTGCGCCAGTGCGCCAAATTCCACCGACTAGGATACCCAATCCAAGTCCCAAAGAGTGGATAAATCCCATGATTCGTGTGCTGACCACAGCGCCAGAGGTGCCCTTTCATTTGGTCGAATGTCCCTTTCCCAAGCCCTGCGATGATGAATTTGAGGCAAGGGCCGCTGAAGAAGAAGCCCTTCGTCCGGCTCCTGCTCCTgttcctgctcctgctcctgctccccCTCCAGAACCTGTTTATGAGGCGCCGCCATTGTCTTTGCGTGAGTCACCGCCACGTGGCAGTCGTCTAAGTCAGGCTATGGTCACAGCACCCGAGTTTGAATTGCGCTTTGCCCCACCCGCCGATCAAGGCATACCCCTGCCCGAGGAGACAGAACCCTATATGCCGCCACCCATCGACATGAAACCCTATATGCGGGAGGATTACCGACCAAAGTCACCATTTGTCAGTGCTTTGACAACGGCACCCGAACGTCCTTTTGAAGGTCACTTTGATCGGGATGTACCTATTCATCTGATTGACCTGCCTACACCCAAAGAGCACCTTAGCATGGGCGACGCCCTATGCATTGCTCCCGATCGCGGTTACACTCCTCTAAATCCCGAGAATGCCACCCAACGTGTCGATGAggagcaaaagcaaaaggaattgaaaaaacatGAATTTCAGGTGCTCGATCATGAGGAGGAACTCGGTATACGGCCGGAACCACCACAATCTGTGGAATACTATATCACGGATCCAAAGCAGAAACGCAAGTCCTCGGCATTTGCGGCCATGCAAGCATTCCAGCCGTCTCGTGAACCGCTAACCTCCTCTGCTTCCACAGCCCCATCCACATCGACAACACCGCGCGCTTCCATTGCCTCCCTGTCCCGCGAACAGACCGACCTGGAATACCAGAAATACTGCAAGGCCCAAGAGCGTAATCAGAAGCGTCTCGACTACTTCCAAAAGAAGGAAGAGGAGCTGCAGCGTTCAGCTCAGTCCCAGTCTCAGCAAGAgactcaacaacaacaacaacaaatcatTGAACAAAACACACGCCGAGCGAGTGAAATCTCTACCAAAGCATCTGCTACCTTTAACTCCTCTTCCATAGCCCAACAATCCACCACCACTAATGCCACCACCACCTCAGCTTATGTAGCCCAGAGTTCGGCGAAATCCTCCCATACCTCCTCCGCTTACGGCCTGACTGCTTTAAATACTACAGAGCTTATCGAGGAGACGGCCGATGAATTGGAGCATTCAGAGGTTCTCTTTCCGCCGCCATCCCCGCTTAGCCATCTCAAGCAAGGCAAACCCGTACAATCCGGCCTTCACAAAGCGGACACCATACCCAAATATCAGCGCAATTGGACAGTGCTGCCCACCCAGAGTCCCATACGCACCCCGGAGCCGCAGGAGTTGCGCGACAATGTGCCACTGGCTTTTGTTGATACACCCAAGGCCGAGACCATTGCAAGCACAGGCACCACCTCTGCCGATCCCATTGTACATAGACCCATAGCACAGACAAAGGTCTCGTCTGTTAGTGCAGGAGCGGGACCAACGGCTGCGGCGGCGGCTGTTAGACCAtcgccattgccattgccaaaGCCTTCGGTGCCCATCATAGTGGAGGATCGTTCGGGTCCAGTAACTATGGCTTTTCAATCGCTAGATGAATACGATCGTCCCGATCAATCGCAGACGCCGACTAGACCCTTCACACCGTCGCTAATCAACAAGCCGGCTCCGATAATACCATTCTATCAGACGCCCGAGAAGTTGTGCTTCGAAGAGTGTGAGGCCACGCATGCCCGTACCTATGAGCAACAACTATTAGCAGCATCTCCTTTCCCAGATCGCGTCCGTTCGCCGGCTCCGGGCCCACCACCGAATCCCTTGTCAACCATTCGTGCGCCACGCATGAAGGAGCCAGAGTCCACACTGCTGGCAGTCGGATCGGGGCCACGTCTACAAACTGGCTCCATCACCACGGGACAGAGCTACCAGGGACAATTGTTGGCCCACTCCGAGCAGAGCTCTCAATCGGGCAGCCAGAGCTACAGTCATCAGCCGGAGACACTTACAGAGCGTCGCATTGGCAATCTAAATGTACAGCAACGTGAGCAATCCTCACAGtttcaacagcagcaacaatctCAAATGCAAAGTCAGACCAAGACCCAAGTGGGCAATACACAGATTGAAAGACGCCGCAAGGTAACCGAAGAGTTTGAGCGTACCCAGAGTGCCAAGACAATTGAGATACGCACGGGATCCCAAACTCAAACGGTTAGTCAATCAGGACAATCGGAATCCACGGAACGTCGTTCGTCCTACGGCAAGACCGGATATGTAGCCAATCAGGCCAGACGGCTCTCGGGTTTGGAACAGGTAATTTCAAGTCTGACCAGTCAATCACAATCGATAAGTGCTCGCGCCTCGGCCATGGCCGAAAGCAATTTCCCTCAATTACGTTCACCGACTTTCGATAGCAAATTTCCCCTTAAACCGGCCACCGCAGAGTCCATAGTGCCTGGCTATGCTCCTGTGGGAGCTGGCGCCGCCAACAAGCTACTCGGACCGCCGCCCGGTTTCcttcaacagcaacagcaacagctacaacaacaacaacaacagcaacagcagcaaaagtCTGCCTTTCAATCGACCTCCTCGCTAACATCAACATCTGCCATAGCcacatcatcgtcatcaagATCAGCGGCAGCGTCATCATCGATTCTAACCAAAGCTTCTGCTATTACTACCACAACTAATAATCAGGCGTGCTCAGCTTTTAGAAGCAATAGCATCACtggcaataacaacaacaacaaacctAATCTGGCCAATCGGCCATCCATCGCTTCCATcacagctccagctccagctccagctccaggtCCAACTGTAGCGCCAGTGACCAAGTCTATAATAGCTGCTGCAACTGCCACGCCgccatcaacatcatcaacagctCCAGCTGTTTTTCCGCCAAATCTAAGcgatttgaatttgaattctAACGTAACCGATACTTCTGTAGGTGGTGGTAAAAATGGAGCCTTTGGTGCCACCTCGGCTCCCAAGCGCGGACGTGGTATTCTCAACAAGGCAGCCGGACCCGGAGTGCGTATCCCCTTGTGTAATAGCTGCAATGTGCAGATCAG gGGCCCCTTCATTACGGCCTTGGGTCGCATCTGGTGCCCAGATCATTTCATTTGCGTGAACGGCAACTGCCGTCGTCCTTTGCAGGACATCGGATTTGTTGAGGAGAAGGGCGATCTCTATTGCGAATATTGTTTCGAAAAGTATCTGGCCCCACAATGCAGCAAGTGTGCGGGCAAGATCAAG gGCGATTGCCTGAATGCCATTGGCAAGCATTTCCATCCGGAATGCTTCACTTGCGGCCAATGCGGCAAGATCTTTGGCAATAGGCCATTCTTCCTCGAAGATGGCAATGCGTACTGTGAGGCCGATTGGAATGAGCTCTTCACCACCAAATGCTTTGCTTGCGGTTTCCCCGTTGAAGCCGGCGATAGATGGGTTGAGGCCTTGAACCACAATTATCATAGCCAATGCTTCAATTGCACT TTCTGCAAACAGAATTTGGAGGGTCAGAGCTTCTACAACAAGGGCGGACGTCCTTTCTGCAAGAATCATGCGCGTTAA